The following is a genomic window from Amycolatopsis australiensis.
CTTCGTCACGGACGCGGTCTCGGTCCCGGGCGACAAGGGCTGAGTTGCTCTCACCGACTGACCAGGGACACTTCCGGAAGTACCTGACCACCCTCGGTGTGGCGATCGTGGTCGCGTCCCTCGGGGTCGGTGGCTACCTCCTGCAGACCCAGAGTGATCTGCTCATCGAGCAGGACAAGCTGGCGAAGCTGACCCCCGCCGCGCGTGCCGCCATTGAGCGGAAGCAGCAGATTGTGCTCGTTGCGACGCACTGGGCCCCTTGGGCGCTCGGTGCGCTCGCGGCGCTCGGGTTCGGGCTCGCGGTGTGGGGGCTGGTCGGCTGGCGGAGGAAACAGCAGGAACTCGACGCCAAGGACCGTGTCGAGCTGGGTAAGCTCGAACTCGAGCGGGACAAGGTGCACGCCGAGCTGGCCGAGATGCAGCTGAGCGCCGCCGAAAAAGCGGACGAGATTGCAGAACAGGCCGAAGAGCTTGTCCAAGACGAGGTCCTCGAGGTACTGGCCCAGCGGGCTGACCGTCGAGAGTCTTCAGGTCGCCGAGATCCCGACCTGCCCGCATTCCCCCGGCCCGGCCAAGAACCAACATCTGTTGCCGAGGGTCACGGCGATGCGGCTATCGGCGCTGGCGCGAGCTGGTCTTCGCGACGGTCCGAACTGCGCGAGCGAATCGGAGCCGTGGAGGAGACCCTCGCGGACCGTCTCGCGGGCGCCTACCCGACCAGTGCCCTTACCCGCGATGTCCGTCCCGGACCTCGCTCTGTCAACGCGCTGCTCGACGATCCGGACAGAAGGGTATTTTCCCTCGTCGACATCAAACTCACCGATCCGAAGAACTTTCTCAATCGCCTGCAGGATTCGTTGCTGGCCCTCTCGGCGGCCACGGAGATACTCGAATCGCGGTACCCGGACAAGACGATCAGGTCTGCGGCTATCTTTCTGTTCCGCGAAGGCACCAAGTTACCGTCCGACCCGGAGCGGAGCGTCCGCGAGTACCGCGCCGGACTCCGCCATCGACCGGCGGTCCTGATCTACCCCGAAGCGAAGTGGCAGGAGATGACCCCCGAGCGTTTGCGCATCGACCTCGAGGAACGGTGGCGACGGGCTTCGGTGACCGGCGGCCTGGCGGTGTGAGGGCCGCCGCGGGAGCGGCCCTCACGGGCTTTCACGGGATGAGCAGGAGCTTGCCGGTGGTGCGGCGGCCCTGCAGGTCCTCGTGGGCGCGGCGCGCCTCGGCGAGCGGGTACTTGCCGCCGATCCGGACGTTCAGCTCGCCCGCCTGGATGGCGTCGAACAGCTCCTTCGACCGCCAGTCGATCTCTTCGCGGGTGCGCGTGTAGTGCGCCGACGTCGGGCGCGTCAGGTACAGCGAGCCGCCCGAGTTGAGGCGTTGCGGGTCCAGCGGGGGCACCGGGCCGCTCGACGCGCCGAACAGCGCCAGCAGGCCGCGGATCTTCAGGCTGGCCAGGCTGCCGTCGATGGTGTCCTTGCCCACGCCGTCGTAGACGACGTCCACGCCCTCGCCGCCGGTCAGCTCGCGGGTGATCTTCGCGAAGTCCTCGCGGTCGTAGCGGATCACCTCGTCCGCGCCGGCTTCGCGGGCGAGCTTCGCCTTCTCCTCCGTCGACACCGTGCCGATGACGCGGGCGCCGCGGGCCTTCGCCAGCTGGACCAGCAGCAGGCCGACGCCGCCGGCGGCCGCGTGCACCAGCACGTCGTGGCCCGGCTTGACCTCGAACGTCGACGCCACCAGGTAGTGCGCGGTCATGCCCTGCAGCATCGTCGCGGCCGCCGTTTCCAGCGAGACGCCTTCGGGCACCTTCACCGCCACCGCCGCGGGGAGGACCTTGCGCGTCGCGTAGCTGTCGGGCGAACCCTGCCAGGCGACGCGGTCACCGACCGCGAACCCTTCGACGTCCGGGCCGACCTCGGCGACCGTGCCCGCGCCTTCGAGGCCGAGCACGAACGGCAGCTCCATCTGGTAGATGCCCTGGCGCTGGTAGGTGTCGATGTAGTTGACGCCGGCCGCGGCGACGTCGACCAGCAGCTCTCCGGCCCGCGGACCCGCGACGTCCACTTCGGCCGCTTCGAGCACTTCCGGGCCGCCGGTCTTCGTCACCTGCACTGCGGTGGGCATGCGTCCTCCTCGGGTCGATTTCTCCCAGGCACAACTATGGCCGACGCCACGCTGTTCCGCGTTCCGGCCGCACTTTGGTTATCGTTCGGGACGTGGAAGAGACAGTTTCGCCGACCGGCGCCCAGCTCGGCGCGGCCCGCAAGTTCGTGAAGGCGCACGGCAAGCCGTCCCGCGCGGTCGTGGAGAACATCGGCCGGGCCGGCGCCCGGGTCGTGCTCGTCGGGGCGGACGGCGCCCTCGGGGACGTCGTGGTGCCTTCCGTGGCGACCGGCGAGGCGCTGGTCGAAGCCGTCGAGGACCTGGAACCGGCCGAGTGGGACGCGGAGACGGTGAAGCAGGTCAAGATCGGCCCGGAGCACCGCCGCAAGATGGCCGGCCGGTGAGCCGCACGGCGATCCTCGTCGGCTGCGCGGAGCTCCCGGAAGGCGACGGCGACGAGGACGTCGTGCTGCCCGCCCTGCGTGAGCTGGGCTTCTCGGTGTCGTGGGCACCGTGGGACTCGGGCGCCGGCTTCGCCGCGGCCGACGCCGTGATCCTGCGCGCGACCTGGGACTACGCCGCGCGGCGGGCCGAGTTCCTCGACTGGTGCGAGTCGGTGCCGGCGCTGTACAACCCGGCGGCCGTCGTGCGCTGGAACACCGACAAGGCGTACCTGGCCGAGCTGCTCGACGCGGGCCTGGCGGTCGTCCCGACGGAGCTGGTGGAGCCGGGCGAGCAGGCCCGCTTCCCGTCGTCGGACTTCGTGGTCAAGCCGTCGGTGGGCGCGGGCTCGCGCGGAGCGGCCCGCTTCGCGGCGGGCGCGGACGCGTCGTCGCACGTGGCGGGGCTGCACGCCGAGGGCCACACGGCACTGATCCAGCCCTACCAGTCCAGTGTGGACACCGAGGGCGAGCTGGCACTGGTGTACCTGGGCGGCATCTATTCGCACGCCTTCGCCAAGGGCGCGATGCTCGGGTCCACAATGGACGCGTCGGGGCTGTACCTGACGGAGCAGCTGGCGAAGGCGGAACCACCGTCGGACGCGGTGGCGCTGGCGGAGGACGTCCTGGACGCGGCGTCGGCACTGCTGGGCATCCTGCGGGCGGAGCTGCTGTACGCCCGGGTGGACCTGGTCCGCGGCGCGGACGGTAAGCCGCTGCTGCTGGAGCTGGAGCTGACGGAGCCGTCACTGGGCTTCCGCCAGGCGGACCCGGCCGCGGCGCTGCGGTTCGCCTCCGCGGTGCGGCAGCAGCTGGCGTAGCGCTCACCGGAGCGCTCGCGTGGCCACCAGGGCGACGAGCGCCACGACGGCCTTGATCGTGGTTACGGTGACGGAGCCGGTGACCACTGGGTGACAGCCGTCATCGAGCCCGCTTCGCCGCCAGCCGGTCCGCCCGCGGCCAGCGGACGTCCGTCGCCCAGCCGAGCTGCTCGAAGATCCGGATCACCCGCGCCGACACGTCGATCTGGCCGCGCAGCACGCCGTGGCGGGCGCACGTCGGGTCCGCGTGGTGCGAGTTGTGCCATGACTCGCCCATCGACAGCAGCGCCAGCGGCCAGAAGTTCGCCGCCCGGTCGCGGCCGGCGAAGGGACGCTCGCCGATCAGGTGGCACACCGAGTTGACCGACCACGTCACGTGGTGCAGGAACGCGATGCGGACCAGGCCGGCCCAGAAGAACGCCGTCACGACGCCCCACCATGACCACGACAGCAGGCCGCCCAGCAGCGCCGGCAGCGCCAGGCTCGCCGTGATCCACAGCCAGAAGTAGCGGTTGACCACGCGCAGGTCGCCGTCCGCCACCAGGTCCGGGGCGAAGCGGTCGGCGTTGGTGACCTCGCGGCCGAACATCCAGCCCATGTGCGCGTGCCAGAAGCCGCGCAGGAGTGCCGCCGGGGACGTGCCGAACAGCCACGGTGAATGCGGGTCGCCTTCGCGGTCGGCGAAGGCGTGGTGGCGCCGGTGGCTGGCCACCCAGAAGATCACCGAGCCCTGGACCGCCATGCTGCCCGCGACGGCCAGCGCGATCCGCAATGGCCGGTTGGCCTTGAACGCGCCGTGCGTGAAGTAACGGTGGTAGCCGACAGTCACCCCGAGCGTCGCGAAGACGTAGAACACCGCCGCGAGGATCAGGTCCACCCACGTCATGCCCCAACCCCAGACGAGCGGGACCGCGGCCAGGAGCGCCGCGAACGGCACCAGCAGGAACGTCTTCAGCACGAGCATCTCGCCGGTGCCCCGGCGGTGCGAGATCAGCGGCTTGGGCGCGGAGCGCGTCGTCATGGCGCGAAAGGTAGCCGCGGTGAGTTACGGCGGCGTGACCGCCGGTTGCTCAGGTGGTGGCGAGTTCCGGTTGCTTCGGCGCCGGCTCCAGCGAGACGGCCGGGCCGCGGTCGCGGCTGCCGGTCCACAGCGTCGCCGTCGCGATGATCAGCGCCATCGCGCCGAGCACGTGGAACGACACCATCGCCTCGGGCACGCCGAGCGCGTACTGCAGCGAGCCGAGGACGCCCTGCGCGACCGCGACCACCCAGACCGCCGTGTAGCGCTGCCACAGGCTCTTCGGCGCGCCGACGCGCAGCAGCTGCAGGCCGAAGATCGCGAGCAGCAGCAGGTAGAGCACGAGCAGCCCGCCGTGGACCTGGGCGAGCGCCTCGACCGGGGCGTCGAGGCGGTGGGTGTTGATGTCGCCGCTGTGCGGCCCGGCGCCGGTGACCGTCGTGCCGGCCGCGAGCACCAGCCACAGGACGACGGCCAGCGCGACGAGGATCGCGCGGCCGGACGCCGGGACCAGCGGCCGCGCGGGCTCGTCGCCTTCGCGGAACGCGCGCAGCAGCAGGACGGCCAGCCAGACGAGCGGGGTGGTGGCGAGGAAGTGGATCGCGACGGTCCACCACTCGAGCTTGGCGAGCACGGTCATCCCGCCGACGACGGCCTGCAGCACGACACCGCCGGGCATCGTCCAGGCCAGCTTGACCAGGCGGGTGCGGCGGGGGTGGTCGATCTGGACGCGCCAGGCGGTGACGACCGCGACGGCGGCGACGACGATGACGACGCCGGTCAGCAGCCGGTTGCCGAACTCGATCCACTGGTTGAGCGCGTGGATGCCGGGGTGGTTCACCGGGACGAGACTGCCGGCCACGCACTGCGGCCAGGTGGGGCAGCCGAGCCCGGACCCGGTGACGCGCACGATGGAGCCGGTGACCCCGATCAGCGCCTGCGCGAGGACGGCGGCGACCCCGACGGCCCGCTGCACGGCAGCGGACGGAAACGGCAGGCGGGCGACGAGGCTGGTGAACGGCACGTGTTCGATGGTAGAGCGCGCGGGAAACGGCCTTCCGGCAGGTCCCGGCGCCCAGCAGGCAGTCCGCGCCGCAAGGGACCAAGGTCACTCGCGAGCCGGGACGAGCGCCCCAAGGCCGCTTTGGGTGCGCAAGACGCACCGAAGGCGGCCTTGGGTGCGCGTGACGCACCGAAGGCCACATTGGGGCGCTTCGGGCCGGTCAGGTGAGTTTCGTCGTGCGCGAAGCCAGCGTGCCCGCCAGGACCGCCCAGACGGCCAACACCACGCACGGCCCGGCCGCGAACCCGCCGTCCACCAGGGCCGTGCGCATGCCCTCCGCCAGTGCGCCCGACGGCAGCAGCTCCACGACCACCGCGAGCCCGTGCGGCAGGGACGACGGGGCCAGCAGGATCCCGCCCGCCAGCAGCAGCACGAACCACACGATGTTCGCCAGCGCCAGCACGGCTTCCGCGCGCAACGCCCCGCCCAGCAGCACGCCCAGTGCCCCGAACGCCAGCGTGCCCAGCACCAGCAGCAACACCGCCGAAGCCAGTCCCGCCGCCGACGGGGACCAGCCCAGGAACGCCGCCACCACGCCGAGGACCACCGACTGCAGGGCCACGACCACCAGCGCCGCCACCACGCGGCCGGCCACCAGCAGCCACCGCGGCAACGCCGTCGCCGACAGGCGCTTCAGCACTCCGTACCGGCGGTCGAAGCCCAGCGCGATCGCCTGGCCCGTGAACGCCGACGACATCACCGCCAGCGCCAGGATCCGCGGGGTGATCCAGTCCACTTTGGACGTCGAGCCCAGCGACGACGCCGGCAGGATGTCCAGCAGCGACAAGCCGATCAGCAACGCCAGCGGGATCAGCAACGTCAGCAGCGCCTGCTCGCCGTGGCGCAGCGTCAGGCTCGCCTCCACCCGCGCGTGCGTGCGCAGCATCCGGCCCAGCGATCCGCGCCCCGGCGCCGGGGTGAACGTTCCGGGAGCGAAGTTCACGCGCGCAGCTCCCGTCCGGTCAGCTCGAGGAAGACCTCTTCGAGCGTCCGCTTCCCGACCTGCAGCTCTTCCGGCAGCACGCCCTGCTGCGCGCACCACGCCGTGACCGTCGACACGACCTGCGGGTCGACCGCGCCGACCACGACGTACGTGCCCGGCGCCGACTCGCGCACCGCGTACCCCTCGGGCAGCGCCGCGGCCAGCAGCGCCGTGTCGAGGCGGGTGCGGGCCTTGAAGCGCAGTCCGGCCGTGCCGCTTTCGTCCACCGTCAGCGACTGCGGTGCCCCGGACACGACGACCTTGCCGTGGTCGACGATCACCACCGTGTCGGCCAGCGCCTCGGCCTCCTCCATCAGGTGGGTGGTCAGCAGCACCGACACGCCGTCGCGGCGCAACGCCGACAGCAGGTCCCACACCAGGTGCCGGGCCTGCGGGTCCATGCCCGCGGTCGGCTCGTCGAGGAACACCAGCTCCGGCCGCCCGACCAGGGCGCACGCCAGCGAAAGCCGTTGCTGCTGACCGCCCGAGAGCCGTTTGAACGGCGTCCGGCGCACCGCGGCCAGCCCGAGGACGTCCAGCAGCCACGCCGGGTCCAGCGGGGTCGCGGCGCACGACGCCACCAGCCGGAGCATCTCGTCGGCCCGCACGCCCGGGTACGCGCCGCCGCCCTGGGGCATGATGCCGACGCGCGGACGCAGCTCGGCCGACTCGCGGACGGGGTCGAGGCCGAGGACGCGCACCGTGCCCGAATCAGGGCGGAGGAAGCCTTCGCAGACCTCGACGGTGGTCGTCTTGCCGGCCCCGTTCGGGCCGAGCAGGGCGAGCAGGCTGCCGCGCTCCATCCGCAGGTCGAGATCGTCGACCGCGCGGGTGGAGCCGTAGCTTTTCACCAGCCCGGTGATCTCGACGGCGGGGGCACTCACATCGGGTCACGATACGGCGTCGGCCCGCGCGGGCAGCCGCGGGGACGGCCTGGACAGCAGCACCGGCGCGAGCCGCCGCACGATCAGCATCCCGCCGCCGCACACGACGATCGCCGCGACGTAGGCGAACGGCAGCACGTACGGGCGCCCGTCGAAGGTGCTGCCGGTGGGCGGCAGCAGGAACGGCAGGGCGGCCGACAGCACCGTCGCGGCCACCCGGAACCGGGACGTCCCGGCCGAGGCGGCGAGCGGGATCACCGCCCACAGCACGTACCACGGCTGCAGGTTGATCTGCAGGATCATCACCGCGCCGAGCGCGACGCCGAGGCCGATGATCGGCCGGTAGCGCCACTTGAAGCTGTCCCAGAGGAACTTGAACGTGATGGCCAGCGCGACGAGGTAGCCGAGCACGCCGAGGATCGGCACCAGCGCGTCGGTGTGGTTGCCCAGCCCGAGCGCGATGCCGAGGACGCCGGAGAGGTTGGCGAGCTCGGCGGTGGGGGAGATCCAGGAGCGGACCAGCCCGGGTGTGCTGAAGGTCGCCCCGACCCAGCCGAAGCCGAGCCCGGTGCCGAAGCAGACGGCCACCAGCACCACGCCGAACCACAGCGCCATCGGCGCCCCCGCCACGAACAGGTCTTTCAGCCGCCCGTGCCAGCGTCGCGCCACCATCACGGCGAAGAACGGCAACGCGAACACCGCCGGCAGCTTCACCGCGACGCCGAGGGTGATGATCGCCACGCCGAGCCCGATGTAGAGCAGCTCGCCGCGGGCCAGCGGCGGGGGCGTGTCGCCCTTGACCCGGATCGGCAGCCGCCGGATGCCGACCTCCAGGCCGGCGAGCATCAGGCCGACCGCGAGCGCGTCGTTGTGGGCGCCGGCGACGAAGTGGAAGATCAGCAGCGGGTTGGCCGCGCCGAGCCACAGCGCGGTCGCGGGCTGGACGCCGAAGCGGCGCGCCAGCCGCGGCAGCGCCCAGACGATGAGCACCACGCCGGCGAGCGCGAGCACGCGCTGCAGGAGCACGCCGACGGCGATGCTGTTGCCGGCCAGCGGCGCGAGCCAGCCGCCGAGGCGCAGCACCAGCGGGCCGTACGGCGCCGGCGTCTCGCGCCACATGTTCGACACGCCCGCGGTGAACGGGTCGGCGACGCCGAGGGCCTGTGCCGGGCCCAGGACGTACGGGTCCATCCCGCGGTGCACGATCTCGCTCTGCGCCAGGTAGCTGTAGACGTCGCGGGAGAACAGCGGGGGGATCACCAGCAGCGGCAGCACCCACAGCGCGATGGTGCGCGCCAGCTGGCCCCGGGAGGCGAGCCGCGCGCAGTCGGGGCGGGCGAACTTGCCCAGCATCAGCCAGCTCAGCACCAGGATGCCCATCCCGGAGATGGCGATGGCCAGCGACACCGTCGGGATGCGGGTGAACAGCCGCAGCACCGGGATCTCCTGGACCGGGTTGATCACCGGGGCGGCGCCGGCGCCGAGGCTGCCGAGCGCGAGGAAGAGCGACCCGACCGTGCCGAAGCGGCGGACGACGTGCAGCCCGCGCCGCTCGTCCGGCTCCAGCGGGAGCGGCTCCCGCGGGCGGACGGGCGAAAGCGTGACGGGGTGGGCACTCCCGGTGTCCAGGTCCGCCACTTGCCGCTCCTGCCGCGCAGGATGTTCGCCGACTGCCACGCGTGCAGGGTATCGGTCCGCCCGGGAGTGAGTCGGGTCACTGCCGGACACCCCGCCTTTGCCGCTCGCGGGGAAATAAGACACACTTGTGTTGTGAAAAAGACGGAGGCGGGTGACCAGGCGGGCGGCGACATGCCCCGCGCCGCGCACCCGCACGTCCCGTCGCAGGTCAGCGCCGAGGGCAAGACCCGCCACGAGGTCGCCCGGCTGCTGCTGGAACAGGGTCCCATGACCGCCGTCGTGGTCGCCGAGCAGCTCGGCATCAGCCCCACGGCCGTCCGCCGGCACCTCGACGCGCTGCTCGCCGACGGCGAGGCCGAGACCCGGGACGCGCCGCGCCGCGGGCCCCGCGGCCGGGGCCGTCCGGCGAAGCTGTTCCTGCTCACCGAGGCCGGCCGCGCCCGGTTCGGGCACGCCTACGACGACCTGGCCGTCTCCGCCATCCGCTTCCTCGCCGAGCACGCCGGGGAGGACGCCGTGCGCGCCTTCGCCGAGCGCCGCGTCGCGAAGCTGGTCGAGCCGCACCGCCCGGCGATCACCGGTTCGAGTGATCCCGCGGCACGCGCCGAGGCCCTCGCGACCGCGCTGACCAGGGAGGGCTACGCTGCGTCGACCCGTCAGGTCGCGGCGCCCGCCCCTGGACGGAACGTCGGCGCGCAGCTTTGCCAGCACCACTGTCCGGTCGCGCACGTGGCCGCGGAGTTCCCGCAGCTGTGCGAGGCCGAGACGGAGGCGTTCGCGAAGCTGCTGGGCACCCACGTCCAGCGGCTGGCGACCATCGCGCGCGGGGACTCCGCGTGCACCACACACGTGCCCGTCACGACGGGTGACCCGGCCCATCCCGAGCCGGGTGGCACAGCGTCGACTCGGCGCGAAGCACGGATCCCGAGGAATGGAGGGAAACCCGCATGACTGCCGCTGCCGAGCAGCGCACTCCCACCACCGCGCCACTGAGCCAGGAAGAGACCATCGAGTCCCTTGGCAAGTACGCGTTCGGCTGGGCGGACTCCGACGAGGCGGGCGCCAGCGCCCGTCGCGGGCTGAACGAGGACGTCGTCACCGACATCTCCGCGAAGAAGTCCGAGCCGGAGTGGATGCGCGAAGCGCGACTGAAGGCGCTCAAGCTCTTCGAGAAGAAGCCCATGCCCAACTGGGGGGCCGACCTCTCCGGGATCGACTTCGACAACATCAAGTACTTCGTGCGGTCCACGGAGAAGCAGGCCACCTCCTGGGAGGAACTGCCCGAGGACATCAAGAACACCTACGACAAGCTGGGCATCCCCGAGGCGGAGAAGCAGCGCCTCGTCGCCGGTGTCGCCGCGCAGTACGAGTCCGAGGTCGTCTACCACCAGATCCGCGAGGACCTGGAGGAGCAGGGCGTGATCTTCCTGGACACCGACTCGGGCCTGCGCGAGCACCCCGAGCTGTTCCAGGAGTACTTCGGTTCGGTCATCCCGGCCGGGGACAACAAGTTCTCCGCGCTGAACACGGCGGTGTGGTCCGGCGGCTCGTTCATCTACGTGCCGAAGGGCGTGCACGTCGAGATCCCGCTGCAGGCCTACTTCCGGATCAACACCGAGAACATGGGCCAGTTCGAGCGCACCCTGATCATCGTCGACGAAGGTGCGTACGTGCACTACGTCGAGGGCTGCACGGCGCCGATCTACCAGTCCGACTCGCTGCACTCGGCGGTCGTGGAGATCATCGTCAAGAAG
Proteins encoded in this region:
- a CDS encoding COX15/CtaA family protein, yielding MPFTSLVARLPFPSAAVQRAVGVAAVLAQALIGVTGSIVRVTGSGLGCPTWPQCVAGSLVPVNHPGIHALNQWIEFGNRLLTGVVIVVAAVAVVTAWRVQIDHPRRTRLVKLAWTMPGGVVLQAVVGGMTVLAKLEWWTVAIHFLATTPLVWLAVLLLRAFREGDEPARPLVPASGRAILVALAVVLWLVLAAGTTVTGAGPHSGDINTHRLDAPVEALAQVHGGLLVLYLLLLAIFGLQLLRVGAPKSLWQRYTAVWVVAVAQGVLGSLQYALGVPEAMVSFHVLGAMALIIATATLWTGSRDRGPAVSLEPAPKQPELATT
- a CDS encoding ABC transporter permease encodes the protein MLRTHARVEASLTLRHGEQALLTLLIPLALLIGLSLLDILPASSLGSTSKVDWITPRILALAVMSSAFTGQAIALGFDRRYGVLKRLSATALPRWLLVAGRVVAALVVVALQSVVLGVVAAFLGWSPSAAGLASAVLLLVLGTLAFGALGVLLGGALRAEAVLALANIVWFVLLLAGGILLAPSSLPHGLAVVVELLPSGALAEGMRTALVDGGFAAGPCVVLAVWAVLAGTLASRTTKLT
- the mptB gene encoding polyprenol phosphomannose-dependent alpha 1,6 mannosyltransferase MptB, which gives rise to MADLDTGSAHPVTLSPVRPREPLPLEPDERRGLHVVRRFGTVGSLFLALGSLGAGAAPVINPVQEIPVLRLFTRIPTVSLAIAISGMGILVLSWLMLGKFARPDCARLASRGQLARTIALWVLPLLVIPPLFSRDVYSYLAQSEIVHRGMDPYVLGPAQALGVADPFTAGVSNMWRETPAPYGPLVLRLGGWLAPLAGNSIAVGVLLQRVLALAGVVLIVWALPRLARRFGVQPATALWLGAANPLLIFHFVAGAHNDALAVGLMLAGLEVGIRRLPIRVKGDTPPPLARGELLYIGLGVAIITLGVAVKLPAVFALPFFAVMVARRWHGRLKDLFVAGAPMALWFGVVLVAVCFGTGLGFGWVGATFSTPGLVRSWISPTAELANLSGVLGIALGLGNHTDALVPILGVLGYLVALAITFKFLWDSFKWRYRPIIGLGVALGAVMILQINLQPWYVLWAVIPLAASAGTSRFRVAATVLSAALPFLLPPTGSTFDGRPYVLPFAYVAAIVVCGGGMLIVRRLAPVLLSRPSPRLPARADAVS
- a CDS encoding ABC transporter ATP-binding protein yields the protein MSAPAVEITGLVKSYGSTRAVDDLDLRMERGSLLALLGPNGAGKTTTVEVCEGFLRPDSGTVRVLGLDPVRESAELRPRVGIMPQGGGAYPGVRADEMLRLVASCAATPLDPAWLLDVLGLAAVRRTPFKRLSGGQQQRLSLACALVGRPELVFLDEPTAGMDPQARHLVWDLLSALRRDGVSVLLTTHLMEEAEALADTVVIVDHGKVVVSGAPQSLTVDESGTAGLRFKARTRLDTALLAAALPEGYAVRESAPGTYVVVGAVDPQVVSTVTAWCAQQGVLPEELQVGKRTLEEVFLELTGRELRA
- a CDS encoding acyl-CoA desaturase, producing the protein MTTRSAPKPLISHRRGTGEMLVLKTFLLVPFAALLAAVPLVWGWGMTWVDLILAAVFYVFATLGVTVGYHRYFTHGAFKANRPLRIALAVAGSMAVQGSVIFWVASHRRHHAFADREGDPHSPWLFGTSPAALLRGFWHAHMGWMFGREVTNADRFAPDLVADGDLRVVNRYFWLWITASLALPALLGGLLSWSWWGVVTAFFWAGLVRIAFLHHVTWSVNSVCHLIGERPFAGRDRAANFWPLALLSMGESWHNSHHADPTCARHGVLRGQIDVSARVIRIFEQLGWATDVRWPRADRLAAKRAR
- a CDS encoding helix-turn-helix transcriptional regulator, with product MPRAAHPHVPSQVSAEGKTRHEVARLLLEQGPMTAVVVAEQLGISPTAVRRHLDALLADGEAETRDAPRRGPRGRGRPAKLFLLTEAGRARFGHAYDDLAVSAIRFLAEHAGEDAVRAFAERRVAKLVEPHRPAITGSSDPAARAEALATALTREGYAASTRQVAAPAPGRNVGAQLCQHHCPVAHVAAEFPQLCEAETEAFAKLLGTHVQRLATIARGDSACTTHVPVTTGDPAHPEPGGTASTRREARIPRNGGKPA
- a CDS encoding ATP-grasp domain-containing protein, with translation MSRTAILVGCAELPEGDGDEDVVLPALRELGFSVSWAPWDSGAGFAAADAVILRATWDYAARRAEFLDWCESVPALYNPAAVVRWNTDKAYLAELLDAGLAVVPTELVEPGEQARFPSSDFVVKPSVGAGSRGAARFAAGADASSHVAGLHAEGHTALIQPYQSSVDTEGELALVYLGGIYSHAFAKGAMLGSTMDASGLYLTEQLAKAEPPSDAVALAEDVLDAASALLGILRAELLYARVDLVRGADGKPLLLELELTEPSLGFRQADPAAALRFASAVRQQLA
- the sufB gene encoding Fe-S cluster assembly protein SufB, coding for MTAAAEQRTPTTAPLSQEETIESLGKYAFGWADSDEAGASARRGLNEDVVTDISAKKSEPEWMREARLKALKLFEKKPMPNWGADLSGIDFDNIKYFVRSTEKQATSWEELPEDIKNTYDKLGIPEAEKQRLVAGVAAQYESEVVYHQIREDLEEQGVIFLDTDSGLREHPELFQEYFGSVIPAGDNKFSALNTAVWSGGSFIYVPKGVHVEIPLQAYFRINTENMGQFERTLIIVDEGAYVHYVEGCTAPIYQSDSLHSAVVEIIVKKGARCRYTTIQNWSNNVYNLVTKRAKCEEGATMEWIDGNIGSKVTMKYPSVFLMGEHAKGEVLSVAFAGEGQHQDAGAKMEHLAPYTSSTIVSKSVARGGGRTSYRGLVRVAKRAHHSRSSVVCDALLVDTISRSDTYPYVDIRNDEVSMGHEATVSKVSEDQLFYLMSRGLDEAEAMAMIVRGFVEPIARELPMEYALELNRLIELQMEGSVG
- a CDS encoding quinone oxidoreductase family protein codes for the protein MPTAVQVTKTGGPEVLEAAEVDVAGPRAGELLVDVAAAGVNYIDTYQRQGIYQMELPFVLGLEGAGTVAEVGPDVEGFAVGDRVAWQGSPDSYATRKVLPAAVAVKVPEGVSLETAAATMLQGMTAHYLVASTFEVKPGHDVLVHAAAGGVGLLLVQLAKARGARVIGTVSTEEKAKLAREAGADEVIRYDREDFAKITRELTGGEGVDVVYDGVGKDTIDGSLASLKIRGLLALFGASSGPVPPLDPQRLNSGGSLYLTRPTSAHYTRTREEIDWRSKELFDAIQAGELNVRIGGKYPLAEARRAHEDLQGRRTTGKLLLIP